One genomic segment of Streptomyces sp. RKND-216 includes these proteins:
- a CDS encoding winged helix-turn-helix domain-containing protein, whose protein sequence is MSGDSHSAGGERRPRDVVVQALRQRISCGDLRVGQQVPTQARLSEEYDVPRGAVRRALEVLEDEGLIRRARQGTSAQVVRAVSGRLTPNAPTPAKTSRAQRERERAVRARTHLPRSAGLELAERLTRAFQQDRVTVDAYCSSGETLASALAGPMVAMTADAPRPESVRVRVLLPDPDRALALPQVIGDPEDARPRARLREVMDNIYGSLRHSLRMLEVREIVPEVRVEARRVAITPTQRVYILNGEEVLAGHYRVQPRRVELYRDPMEIYDVLGLEGMLFRHTAVPGDQVTEAYVQQTQQWFDSLWETIARPTGE, encoded by the coding sequence GTGTCGGGTGACAGCCATTCAGCCGGTGGTGAGCGGCGTCCGCGTGACGTCGTGGTGCAGGCGTTGCGGCAGCGCATCTCCTGCGGCGACCTGCGGGTCGGCCAGCAGGTTCCGACGCAGGCGCGGCTCAGCGAGGAGTACGACGTGCCGCGCGGGGCCGTGCGGCGGGCGCTGGAGGTGCTCGAGGACGAGGGCCTGATCAGGCGGGCCCGGCAGGGGACGTCCGCCCAAGTCGTGCGGGCCGTGTCCGGCCGCCTCACCCCGAACGCCCCCACCCCCGCGAAGACGTCCCGGGCGCAGCGGGAGCGCGAACGGGCCGTGCGCGCGCGGACGCACCTGCCGCGCAGCGCCGGTCTGGAACTGGCCGAACGGCTGACGCGGGCCTTCCAGCAGGACCGGGTCACGGTGGACGCGTACTGCTCCAGCGGCGAGACGCTGGCCTCCGCGTTGGCCGGGCCGATGGTCGCCATGACGGCCGACGCACCGCGGCCGGAATCGGTGCGGGTGCGCGTCCTGCTGCCCGACCCGGACCGGGCCCTCGCCCTGCCGCAGGTCATCGGCGACCCGGAGGACGCCCGGCCGCGCGCCCGGCTGCGCGAGGTGATGGACAACATCTACGGCTCGCTCCGCCATTCGCTGCGCATGCTGGAGGTGCGCGAGATCGTCCCCGAGGTCCGGGTCGAGGCCCGGCGGGTGGCGATCACGCCGACGCAGCGCGTGTACATCCTCAACGGCGAGGAGGTGCTGGCCGGCCACTACCGGGTGCAGCCGCGCCGGGTGGAGCTGTACCGCGACCCGATGGAGATCTACGACGTGCTGGGCCTGGAGGGCATGCTCTTCCGGCACACGGCCGTGCCGGGCGACCAGGTGACCGAGGCGTACGTGCAGCAGACGCAGCAGTGGTTCGACTCGCTGTGGGAGACGATCGCCCGGCCCACGGGGGAGTGA
- a CDS encoding winged helix-turn-helix domain-containing protein — MDSGTVDRDGGVDDTAPRYRQVAADLRGLILDGRLAPEQNLPTQQSLRRRYGIGRGTVQSAIQVLREEGLIEEGVPGRAARVARPGATLQPLGHHIARAFAARHVRLDVWALTAEQLSKAVQIQTEAIRAGEHRPESVAVRVLLPDLETRHPYPCRIGDPDDPRPLQRLRHVIRTYAGAMEHSLTALAEEHLVDDVRVEVCGVPTIPGEKRYIINGSEILTGFYQVRRSHMHNSADGSSLDVLELYSDGSLFPLVRGEAAGPVPDALDEARFEQIQQWFDSLWEYVARPLPLGA, encoded by the coding sequence GTGGATTCCGGGACCGTGGACCGCGACGGGGGCGTGGACGACACCGCGCCGCGCTACCGTCAGGTGGCCGCCGACCTGCGCGGCCTGATCCTCGACGGCCGCCTCGCGCCGGAACAGAACCTCCCCACCCAGCAGAGCCTGCGCCGCCGGTACGGCATCGGGCGCGGCACCGTGCAGAGCGCAATCCAGGTGCTCCGCGAGGAGGGACTGATCGAGGAGGGCGTCCCGGGGCGGGCCGCGCGGGTGGCCCGCCCCGGCGCCACACTGCAGCCCCTGGGCCACCACATCGCCCGCGCGTTCGCGGCGCGGCACGTGCGGCTGGACGTGTGGGCGCTGACGGCGGAGCAGTTGAGCAAGGCGGTGCAGATCCAGACCGAGGCCATCCGGGCCGGCGAGCACCGGCCGGAGTCCGTCGCCGTGCGGGTGCTGCTGCCGGACCTGGAGACGCGCCACCCGTACCCGTGCCGGATCGGCGACCCGGACGACCCGCGCCCGCTGCAGCGACTGCGGCACGTGATCCGCACCTATGCCGGGGCGATGGAGCACTCGCTGACCGCGCTTGCCGAGGAACACCTGGTCGACGACGTGCGGGTGGAGGTCTGCGGCGTGCCCACCATCCCCGGCGAGAAGCGGTACATCATCAACGGCAGCGAGATTCTCACCGGCTTCTACCAGGTGCGGCGCAGCCACATGCACAACTCCGCGGACGGCTCCTCGCTGGACGTGCTGGAGCTGTACAGCGACGGCAGCCTCTTCCCGCTGGTGCGGGGCGAGGCGGCGGGCCCGGTGCCGGACGCGCTGGACGAGGCGCGGTTCGAGCAGATCCAGCAGTGGTTCGACTCGCTGTGGGAGTACGTGGCGAGGCCGCTGCCGCTCGGCGCGTGA
- a CDS encoding class I SAM-dependent methyltransferase, giving the protein MTHIVNPALDDYLLSHCSPAEDEVLRDLAAETQRAVPGTTMQISQDEGVFLAMLVGLTRARLVVEVGTFTGYSALCMARALPAEGRLIACDVSEEWTDIARRYWERAGVSERIDLRIAPAAETLRTLPAEETVDFAFIDADKSGYPVYYEQLVARLRPGGLIALDNTLQGGRVVDPADHSEQVVAIREVNDTITADPRVQSVLLPVRDGVTLVRKR; this is encoded by the coding sequence ATGACGCACATCGTGAACCCCGCCCTCGACGACTACCTCCTCTCCCACTGCAGCCCGGCCGAGGACGAAGTCCTGCGCGACCTCGCGGCCGAGACCCAGCGCGCCGTCCCCGGCACCACCATGCAGATCTCGCAGGACGAGGGCGTCTTCCTCGCGATGCTGGTCGGCCTCACCCGCGCCCGGCTCGTCGTCGAGGTCGGCACGTTCACCGGCTACTCGGCACTGTGCATGGCCCGCGCGCTGCCCGCCGAGGGGCGCCTGATCGCCTGCGACGTCAGCGAGGAGTGGACGGACATCGCCCGCCGCTACTGGGAGCGCGCCGGCGTCTCCGAGCGGATCGACCTGCGAATCGCGCCCGCCGCCGAGACGCTGCGCACGCTGCCCGCCGAGGAGACCGTGGACTTCGCCTTCATCGACGCCGACAAGTCCGGCTACCCGGTCTACTACGAGCAACTGGTCGCGCGCCTGCGTCCGGGCGGCCTGATCGCGCTGGACAACACCCTCCAGGGCGGGCGCGTCGTCGACCCGGCGGACCACAGCGAGCAGGTGGTCGCCATCCGGGAGGTCAACGACACCATCACGGCCGACCCGCGCGTCCAGTCCGTCCTGCTTCCCGTGCGGGACGGCGTCACCCTCGTACGCAAGCGCTGA
- a CDS encoding bifunctional lytic transglycosylase/C40 family peptidase has protein sequence MRKAWWGLGAGAGLLAGFVALLVIGTFVAAAGLRGGLGGGPVTLAKGAVPAAYQKLVQEWGNLCPAINPALLAAQLYQESGWQPDAQSHAEAQGIAQFIPGTWATHGIDGDGDGDRDVWDPADAIPSAAQYDCTLAGYVDDVPGDPTANMLAAYNAGSYAVIRYGGVPPYEETRNYVDRIKELEKSFAAPDDRVDPSRQAAGAIHFAQDKLGTPYLWGGDGTAADRGRFDCSGLTKAAYASVGIELPRVANDQWNSGPHPSRDELLPGDLVFFAYDLNDPRSIHHVGIYVGGGYMIDAPYTGATIRFDPVDTPDYFGATRPTDG, from the coding sequence GTGCGCAAAGCGTGGTGGGGTCTCGGAGCGGGAGCCGGTCTGCTGGCCGGTTTCGTCGCGTTACTCGTGATCGGTACGTTCGTCGCGGCCGCAGGCCTGCGCGGTGGCCTGGGGGGCGGGCCGGTGACGCTGGCCAAGGGCGCGGTCCCGGCGGCGTACCAGAAGCTGGTGCAGGAGTGGGGCAACCTGTGTCCCGCCATCAACCCGGCGCTGCTGGCCGCCCAGTTGTATCAGGAGAGCGGCTGGCAGCCGGACGCGCAGAGCCACGCCGAGGCGCAGGGCATCGCCCAGTTCATCCCCGGTACGTGGGCCACGCACGGCATCGACGGCGACGGCGACGGCGACCGCGACGTGTGGGACCCGGCCGACGCCATCCCGTCCGCCGCCCAGTACGACTGCACACTCGCCGGCTACGTGGACGACGTGCCGGGCGATCCGACGGCCAACATGCTCGCCGCCTACAACGCGGGCTCGTACGCGGTCATCCGGTACGGCGGGGTGCCGCCGTACGAGGAGACGCGGAACTACGTCGACCGGATCAAGGAGCTGGAGAAGAGCTTCGCGGCCCCCGACGACCGGGTCGACCCGTCGCGGCAGGCGGCCGGCGCGATCCACTTCGCGCAGGACAAGCTGGGCACGCCGTACCTGTGGGGCGGCGACGGCACGGCAGCCGACCGGGGGCGGTTCGACTGCTCGGGGCTGACCAAGGCGGCGTACGCGTCGGTCGGCATCGAACTGCCGCGGGTCGCCAACGACCAGTGGAACTCCGGCCCGCACCCCTCCCGGGACGAGTTGCTGCCCGGAGACCTCGTGTTCTTCGCGTACGATCTGAACGATCCCCGGTCCATCCACCATGTCGGGATCTATGTCGGCGGCGGCTACATGATCGACGCGCCCTACACGGGGGCGACGATCAGGTTCGACCCGGTCGACACCCCCGACTACTTCGGCGCCACGCGACCGACGGACGGATGA
- a CDS encoding phosphatase PAP2 family protein: MAGWDNPDVDLLYDVNGLAERAPTWADLTMEYVGEYGTVFAVMLLGLWTWWWVRGNSADRAGAVGAVSGLIWAPLAACVALLVNIPIRNLVERPRPFVDHKGLEVLVQGKTDYSFVSDHATLTMAVAVGIFMVHRKYGLISIAVAVFAAFSRVYMGVHYPTDVIGGLALGTAVALLLAPLATWLLTPLVRAIAGSPRAGFLVWAGDTDEEPQPGGAYGAHAGGRAKAGSGRARRDRDLAA, from the coding sequence ATGGCTGGATGGGACAACCCGGACGTCGACCTGCTGTACGACGTCAACGGTCTCGCCGAGCGTGCGCCGACCTGGGCCGATCTCACGATGGAGTACGTCGGCGAGTACGGCACCGTCTTCGCCGTCATGCTGCTCGGCCTGTGGACGTGGTGGTGGGTGCGGGGCAACAGCGCCGACCGGGCGGGCGCCGTCGGCGCCGTCTCCGGCCTCATCTGGGCACCCCTCGCCGCATGTGTGGCGCTGCTGGTCAACATCCCCATCCGCAACCTGGTGGAAAGACCCAGGCCCTTCGTCGACCACAAGGGCCTGGAGGTCCTGGTCCAGGGCAAGACCGACTACTCCTTCGTCAGCGACCACGCGACGCTCACCATGGCCGTCGCCGTCGGCATCTTCATGGTGCACCGCAAATACGGGCTGATCAGCATCGCCGTCGCGGTGTTCGCCGCCTTCAGCCGGGTCTACATGGGCGTCCACTACCCGACCGACGTCATCGGCGGCCTCGCCCTCGGCACCGCCGTGGCGTTGCTCCTCGCGCCGCTCGCCACATGGCTGCTGACCCCGCTGGTGCGGGCCATCGCCGGATCACCGCGGGCCGGCTTCCTGGTCTGGGCGGGGGACACCGACGAAGAGCCCCAGCCGGGGGGCGCGTACGGCGCGCACGCCGGCGGGCGCGCCAAGGCGGGCTCCGGACGGGCGCGGCGGGACCGCGACCTGGCGGCGTAA
- a CDS encoding metal-sensitive transcriptional regulator: MTTADPTSATGTAAGAGAEASDACSAHSATGEHGYTKDKDAHLRRLRRIEGQIRGLQRMVDEDVYCIDILTQVSASTKALQSFALRLLEEHLRHCVAHAALDGGAEMDAKVEEATAAIARLLRT; encoded by the coding sequence ATGACGACCGCCGACCCCACCTCCGCCACCGGCACCGCCGCCGGCGCCGGCGCCGAGGCGTCCGACGCCTGCTCCGCCCACTCCGCCACCGGAGAGCACGGCTACACCAAGGACAAGGACGCCCACCTGCGCCGGCTGCGCCGCATCGAGGGGCAGATCCGCGGCCTCCAGCGGATGGTCGACGAGGACGTGTACTGCATCGACATACTCACGCAGGTCTCCGCCTCCACCAAGGCGCTGCAGTCCTTCGCACTACGGCTGCTGGAGGAGCACCTGCGGCACTGCGTGGCGCACGCCGCGCTGGACGGCGGTGCGGAGATGGACGCCAAGGTCGAGGAGGCCACCGCCGCCATCGCCCGCCTACTGCGCACCTGA
- a CDS encoding DUF47 family protein — MRFRLTPRETSFYDMFAASADNIVTGSKLLMELLGAESSARSEIAERMRAAEHAGDDATHAIFHQLNSSFITPFDREDIYKLASSLDDIMDFMEEAVDLVVLYQIEELPKGVEQQIEVLARAAELTAEAMPHLRTMDHLTEYWIEVNRLENQADQIHRKLLAHLFNGKYDAMEVMKLKQIVDVLEEAADAFEHVANTVETIAVKES, encoded by the coding sequence GTGCGCTTTCGTCTGACCCCCAGGGAGACGAGCTTCTACGACATGTTCGCCGCGTCGGCGGACAACATCGTGACCGGCTCGAAGCTCCTGATGGAACTGCTCGGGGCGGAGTCGTCCGCACGTTCCGAGATCGCCGAACGGATGCGGGCCGCGGAGCACGCCGGGGACGACGCGACGCACGCGATCTTCCACCAGCTGAACTCCTCCTTCATCACGCCGTTCGACCGCGAGGACATCTACAAGCTGGCCTCGTCGCTCGACGACATCATGGACTTCATGGAGGAGGCCGTCGACCTGGTGGTCCTCTACCAGATCGAGGAGCTCCCGAAGGGCGTCGAGCAGCAGATCGAGGTGCTGGCGCGCGCCGCCGAGCTCACCGCCGAAGCCATGCCGCACCTGCGGACGATGGACCACCTCACCGAGTACTGGATCGAGGTCAACCGGCTGGAGAACCAGGCCGACCAGATCCACCGCAAGCTGCTCGCCCACCTCTTCAACGGCAAGTACGACGCCATGGAGGTCATGAAGCTCAAGCAGATCGTGGACGTGCTGGAGGAGGCTGCGGACGCCTTCGAGCACGTGGCCAACACGGTCGAGACCATCGCGGTCAAGGAGTCCTGA
- a CDS encoding inorganic phosphate transporter — protein MDTFALVVTIGVAFFFTYTNGFHDSANAIATSVSTRALTPRAALLMAAVMNLAGAFMGSGVAKTVSEGVIETPGGDTTGGSGGGMAILFAALVGAITWNMITWYFGLPSSSSHALFGGLVGAALAGGIAVYWSGVVEKIVIPMFLSPLVGMLLGYLVMLGLMWAFRRANPSRAKRGFRIAQTVSAAAMALGHGIQDAQKTMGVVVMALTIADVQDHNGIPLWVKIASAGMLSLGTYAGGWRIMRTLGRRIIELDPPQGFAAETTASSVMYTASYLFHAPISTTHVTTSAIMGVGATKRFSAVRWGVAKNIVMGWFVTMPAAAGVAALCYGALVLVTG, from the coding sequence GTGGACACGTTCGCCCTCGTCGTGACCATAGGCGTCGCGTTCTTCTTCACCTACACCAACGGCTTCCACGACTCGGCGAACGCGATCGCGACGTCCGTCTCGACACGAGCCCTCACCCCCCGGGCGGCCCTGCTGATGGCCGCCGTGATGAACCTCGCCGGCGCCTTCATGGGCAGCGGCGTCGCCAAGACGGTCAGCGAGGGCGTCATCGAGACGCCCGGCGGCGACACCACCGGCGGCTCCGGCGGCGGGATGGCCATCCTGTTCGCCGCGCTGGTCGGCGCCATCACCTGGAACATGATCACCTGGTATTTCGGGCTGCCGTCGTCCTCCAGCCACGCGCTGTTCGGCGGACTCGTCGGAGCGGCTCTGGCCGGCGGGATCGCCGTCTACTGGTCCGGGGTCGTCGAGAAGATCGTCATCCCGATGTTCCTCTCGCCCCTGGTCGGCATGCTGCTCGGCTACCTGGTGATGCTCGGCCTGATGTGGGCGTTCCGTCGGGCCAACCCGAGCAGGGCGAAGCGCGGCTTTCGTATCGCGCAGACCGTCTCGGCGGCGGCCATGGCACTGGGCCACGGCATCCAGGACGCTCAGAAGACCATGGGCGTCGTGGTGATGGCGCTCACCATCGCCGACGTCCAGGACCACAACGGCATCCCGCTCTGGGTCAAGATCGCCAGCGCGGGCATGCTGTCGCTGGGCACGTACGCGGGCGGCTGGCGCATCATGCGGACGCTGGGGCGCCGCATCATAGAGCTGGACCCGCCGCAGGGCTTCGCGGCCGAGACGACGGCGTCCTCGGTGATGTACACCGCGTCCTACCTCTTCCACGCGCCGATCTCGACGACGCACGTGACCACGTCCGCGATCATGGGCGTGGGCGCGACGAAGCGGTTCTCCGCGGTCCGGTGGGGGGTGGCGAAGAACATCGTGATGGGCTGGTTCGTCACCATGCCAGCCGCGGCGGGGGTCGCCGCGTTGTGCTACGGCGCCCTCGTGCTCGTCACCGGCTGA
- the pstB gene encoding phosphate ABC transporter ATP-binding protein PstB, protein MAKRIDVSGLSAFYGSHRAIDDISLSVEPRAVTAFIGPSGCGKSTFLRTLNRMHEVTPGGRVEGKVALDGEDLYGSGVDPVSVRRTIGMVFQRPNPFPTMSIYDNVAAGLRLNGRFKKSELDGVVEKSLKGANLWNEVKDRLNKPGSGLSGGQQQRLCIARAIAVEPQVLLMDEPCSALDPISTLAIEDLVGELKSQYTIVIVTHNMQQAARVSDRTAFFNLAAVGQPGRLVEVDDTERIFSNPTVQATEDYISGRFG, encoded by the coding sequence ATGGCCAAGCGCATCGACGTCAGCGGCCTCTCCGCCTTCTACGGCTCGCACCGCGCCATCGACGACATCTCCCTGAGCGTCGAACCGCGCGCCGTGACCGCCTTCATCGGCCCCTCCGGCTGCGGCAAGTCCACCTTCCTGCGCACCCTCAACCGCATGCACGAGGTCACCCCCGGCGGACGTGTCGAGGGCAAGGTCGCCCTCGACGGCGAGGACCTCTACGGCTCCGGCGTCGACCCGGTGTCCGTCCGCCGCACCATCGGCATGGTCTTCCAGCGGCCCAACCCGTTCCCGACCATGTCCATCTACGACAACGTCGCCGCCGGCCTTCGGCTGAACGGCAGGTTCAAGAAGTCCGAACTGGACGGCGTCGTCGAGAAGTCGCTCAAGGGCGCCAACCTCTGGAACGAGGTCAAGGACCGGCTGAACAAGCCCGGTTCCGGGCTGTCCGGCGGCCAGCAGCAGCGCCTGTGCATCGCCCGCGCCATCGCCGTCGAGCCGCAGGTGCTGCTGATGGACGAGCCCTGCTCGGCGCTCGACCCGATCTCCACCCTCGCCATCGAGGACCTGGTCGGCGAACTGAAGTCGCAGTACACGATCGTCATCGTCACCCACAACATGCAGCAGGCCGCACGCGTCTCCGACCGCACCGCGTTCTTCAACCTCGCGGCGGTCGGTCAGCCGGGCAGGCTCGTGGAGGTCGACGACACGGAGCGCATCTTCTCCAACCCGACGGTCCAGGCCACCGAGGACTACATCTCGGGCCGCTTCGGCTGA
- the pstA gene encoding phosphate ABC transporter permease PstA, whose product MSNATTTNVPPPAEPSVQPTTLRRPRLPRWAPAALAAGSAAAGAGAGLALGLQSRVQWGLIAAVVFIAATYALTSKVEGARQARDRLATSLVWVCFLIALLPLVSLLWETVFRGSKVLDGYFLTHSMQGIITLEPGGGAYHALLGTLEQIGLTVLMATPIGMLTAIYLVEYGKGRLAKAVTFFVDVMTGIPSIVAGLFILSFWILILGFGYSGFAGALALTILMLPIVVRSTEEMLKLVPNELREASLALGVPKWLTIVKVVIPTAIGGITTGVMLAVARVAGETAPILLLVFGANSINGNPFEGPQSSLPYYVYRQWSLGNEASYDRAWAAALLLIAFVMALNLVARAIARWKAPKAGH is encoded by the coding sequence ATGAGCAACGCCACCACCACGAACGTCCCGCCGCCCGCCGAGCCGTCGGTGCAGCCCACGACGCTGCGCCGCCCGCGGCTCCCGCGCTGGGCGCCCGCAGCCCTCGCCGCCGGCTCCGCCGCGGCCGGAGCCGGAGCGGGCCTGGCCCTCGGCCTCCAGAGCCGCGTCCAGTGGGGCCTGATCGCCGCCGTCGTCTTCATCGCCGCGACGTACGCGCTGACCTCCAAGGTGGAGGGCGCCCGGCAAGCCCGCGACCGGTTGGCGACCAGCCTGGTCTGGGTCTGCTTCCTCATCGCCCTGCTGCCGCTGGTGTCCCTGCTGTGGGAGACGGTCTTCCGCGGCTCCAAGGTGCTGGACGGCTACTTCCTCACCCACTCCATGCAGGGCATCATCACCCTCGAGCCGGGCGGCGGCGCCTACCACGCGCTACTCGGCACACTGGAGCAGATCGGCCTGACCGTGCTGATGGCCACGCCGATCGGCATGCTCACCGCGATCTACCTCGTCGAGTACGGCAAGGGACGGCTGGCCAAGGCCGTCACCTTCTTCGTCGACGTCATGACCGGCATCCCGTCGATCGTCGCGGGCCTGTTCATCCTGTCGTTCTGGATCCTGATCCTGGGCTTCGGCTACTCCGGCTTCGCCGGCGCGCTCGCCCTGACGATCCTGATGCTGCCGATCGTCGTCCGCTCCACCGAGGAGATGCTCAAACTCGTCCCGAACGAGCTGCGCGAAGCGTCACTGGCACTCGGCGTCCCCAAATGGCTGACGATCGTCAAGGTGGTCATCCCGACCGCCATCGGCGGCATCACCACGGGCGTCATGCTCGCCGTCGCCCGCGTCGCGGGCGAGACCGCGCCGATCCTGCTGCTCGTCTTCGGCGCCAACTCCATCAACGGCAATCCGTTCGAGGGCCCGCAGTCGTCCCTGCCCTACTACGTCTACCGGCAGTGGTCACTCGGCAACGAGGCCTCCTACGACCGTGCCTGGGCGGCGGCCCTGCTGCTGATCGCCTTCGTCATGGCGCTCAACCTCGTGGCCCGCGCCATCGCGCGCTGGAAGGCGCCCAAGGCCGGCCACTGA
- the pstC gene encoding phosphate ABC transporter permease subunit PstC, which yields MKLDSPSTTSPPPPDIARTSAADAGLRKGRTRPGDRIFSGLARGSGITLLLIMASIAVFLSVQAVVALEANAGNFLTTFEWNVNAKPPVFGIAVLAYGTIVTSLIALVLAVPVSVGIALFISHYAPRRLAAPVAYVVDLLAAVPSVVYGLWGFLFLVPHLEGLYLWLDAYFGWTGIFQYSGGAPRTLFAAGILLAIMIIPIVTNVSREVFRQSPKMHEEAALALGATRWEVVRTAVLPFGRSGVISASMLGLGRALGETMAVALILSPSFDIRASLLNPGGGTFAQNIAASFEEASPTGVGREALIASGLVLFLITLLVNGLARLIIARRKEYSGANA from the coding sequence ATGAAACTCGACTCACCGTCCACCACGTCCCCACCCCCGCCGGACATCGCGCGCACCTCCGCCGCGGACGCCGGCCTGCGCAAGGGCCGCACCCGTCCGGGTGACCGCATATTCAGCGGCCTCGCCCGGGGGTCCGGCATCACGCTGCTGCTCATCATGGCCTCGATCGCCGTGTTCCTCAGCGTGCAGGCCGTCGTCGCGCTCGAAGCCAACGCGGGGAACTTCCTCACCACCTTCGAGTGGAACGTCAACGCGAAGCCGCCGGTCTTCGGCATCGCGGTCCTCGCGTACGGCACGATCGTCACGTCCCTCATCGCGCTGGTCCTCGCCGTGCCGGTCTCCGTCGGCATCGCGCTCTTCATCTCGCACTACGCGCCGCGCCGGCTCGCCGCCCCCGTCGCGTACGTCGTCGACCTGCTCGCCGCCGTCCCCTCCGTGGTGTACGGCCTGTGGGGCTTCCTCTTCCTGGTGCCGCACCTGGAGGGCCTCTACCTCTGGCTCGACGCATACTTCGGCTGGACGGGGATCTTCCAGTACTCCGGCGGCGCCCCCCGCACACTCTTCGCTGCGGGCATCCTGCTGGCGATCATGATCATTCCGATCGTGACCAACGTCTCCCGCGAGGTCTTCCGGCAGTCGCCGAAGATGCACGAGGAGGCGGCACTGGCGCTGGGCGCCACCCGCTGGGAGGTGGTCCGCACCGCCGTCCTGCCGTTCGGTCGTTCCGGTGTGATCAGCGCCTCCATGCTCGGCCTCGGCCGCGCGCTGGGCGAGACCATGGCCGTCGCGCTGATCCTCTCCCCGAGCTTCGACATCCGGGCGAGCCTGCTCAACCCCGGCGGCGGCACGTTCGCGCAGAACATCGCCGCCTCCTTCGAGGAGGCCTCACCCACGGGCGTCGGCCGCGAGGCGCTCATCGCGTCCGGGCTGGTGCTGTTCCTCATCACCCTGCTGGTGAACGGCCTGGCCCGTCTGATCATCGCCCGCCGCAAGGAGTACTCGGGGGCCAACGCATGA
- the pstS gene encoding phosphate ABC transporter substrate-binding protein PstS: MKLQRTNRLRSLAAGAVAVSGALVLTACGTDNQSGQQGQNAQPVGDIACEGKGNLLASGSSAQANAMDVWIKNYQSACAETKVNYKPTGSGAGIQEFLQGTTAFAGSDSALEPEEIKQSQKICKGGQAIDLPMVGGPIAVGYNLPGVENLVLDAETIAKIFDSKISQWDDPAIKKLNPDADLPSTKIQAFHRSDDSGTTDNFTKYLNTAAPDAWTYEPAKQWTAKGGQSADGSSGIATNVKQNEGAIGYFELSYATGNEIPAVALDTGAGEPVQATTANASKAIAEAEIVGQGKDLALELDYTTKAEGAYPLVLVTYEIACDKGNDKATLAATKSFLNYMASGDGQKAITDIDYAPMPEEIITKVRETVDGLS; encoded by the coding sequence GTGAAGCTTCAGCGCACCAACCGGCTCCGGTCCCTCGCCGCCGGCGCGGTCGCCGTCTCCGGTGCCCTGGTCCTGACGGCCTGCGGCACGGACAACCAGTCCGGTCAGCAGGGGCAGAACGCCCAGCCGGTCGGCGACATCGCGTGCGAGGGCAAGGGCAACCTGCTGGCCTCGGGTTCCAGCGCGCAGGCCAACGCCATGGACGTCTGGATCAAGAACTACCAGTCCGCCTGCGCCGAGACGAAGGTCAACTACAAGCCGACCGGCTCCGGCGCGGGCATCCAGGAGTTCCTCCAGGGCACCACCGCCTTCGCCGGCTCCGACTCCGCCCTGGAGCCGGAGGAGATCAAGCAGTCGCAGAAGATCTGCAAGGGCGGCCAGGCGATCGACCTGCCGATGGTCGGCGGCCCCATCGCGGTCGGCTACAACCTGCCGGGCGTCGAGAACCTCGTCCTTGACGCCGAGACCATCGCCAAGATCTTCGACTCGAAGATCAGCCAGTGGGACGACCCGGCGATCAAGAAGCTGAACCCGGACGCCGACCTTCCGTCCACCAAGATCCAGGCGTTCCACCGCTCGGACGACTCCGGCACCACCGACAACTTCACCAAGTACCTCAACACCGCCGCGCCCGACGCCTGGACCTACGAGCCGGCCAAGCAGTGGACCGCCAAGGGCGGCCAGTCCGCGGACGGCTCGTCCGGCATCGCGACCAACGTGAAGCAGAACGAGGGCGCCATCGGCTACTTCGAGCTGTCGTACGCCACCGGCAACGAGATCCCGGCCGTGGCGCTCGACACCGGCGCCGGAGAGCCCGTCCAGGCCACCACCGCGAACGCTTCGAAGGCCATCGCCGAGGCCGAGATCGTGGGCCAGGGCAAGGACCTCGCCCTGGAGCTCGACTACACCACCAAGGCCGAGGGCGCGTACCCGCTGGTGCTGGTGACCTACGAGATCGCCTGCGACAAGGGCAACGACAAGGCCACCCTCGCCGCCACCAAGTCCTTCCTGAACTACATGGCGAGCGGGGACGGCCAGAAGGCCATCACCGACATCGACTACGCGCCGATGCCCGAGGAGATCATCACCAAGGTCCGGGAGACCGTCGACGGCCTCTCCTGA